In Candidatus Kaistella beijingensis, a genomic segment contains:
- the dnaG gene encoding DNA primase, whose translation MISKQTIDKIFSTIRVEEIIGEYVQLKRAGSNFKGLSPFHDEKTPSFVVSPSKQIWKDFSSGKGGTAISFLMEIENFTYPEALRHAAKKYGIEVEEDKREYTEEEKQQQTDKELLYKIHEVANDFFQNQLFETDEGKAIGYSYFKERELRDEIIKKFQLGYSPEQKNAFTEFALDKGYSKEILEKSGLSIFPENSPNGIDRFRERVIFPIHSFSGRVLGFGARILRNNVKTAKYLNSPETEIYHKSNVLYGLNQGKQAISRNNLCLLVEGYMDVIALHQAGIENVVSSSGTALTVEQIKLIKRLTENVTILFDGDAAGIKASFRSIDMLLSEAMNIRILLFPDGDDPDSFSRKHPQEFVEDFIKNEAKDFIDFKAEILLKEAGDDPIKKAESIRDIVKSVAFVQNALKQEVYLKEVSTKFGLSEQSLFNELNVQKQIKSQQVSPQQRQETQAQPKLEKVTEPFISVNPLLVLEEKLVELMLKYGDRILDRKDEDENAYQITVIEEIITHLEEDSCEIQSPLNQKIIEEIKQGIAKNELRAGNFFMTLMDENISGKIADALVEPYETSNWEKHQIFFSKEEEVVPKIVQDVIFRHKREYIMKIIGEMKTELSETENNEETYKKIINLNQLRKELDEKLFRIL comes from the coding sequence ATGATTTCCAAACAGACCATCGATAAAATTTTTTCCACGATTCGGGTGGAAGAAATCATCGGCGAATATGTGCAATTGAAAAGGGCAGGTTCAAACTTCAAAGGTTTGAGTCCGTTCCATGATGAAAAAACGCCGAGTTTCGTAGTTTCCCCAAGCAAACAAATTTGGAAGGATTTCTCTTCGGGTAAAGGTGGAACAGCGATTTCTTTTTTAATGGAAATTGAAAACTTCACCTATCCTGAAGCACTCCGACACGCCGCAAAAAAATACGGAATCGAAGTTGAAGAAGACAAACGTGAATATACCGAGGAAGAAAAGCAGCAACAAACCGACAAAGAATTACTGTATAAAATTCATGAAGTTGCGAATGACTTCTTCCAAAACCAACTTTTTGAAACCGATGAGGGAAAAGCAATCGGATATTCTTATTTTAAGGAAAGAGAACTGCGTGATGAAATTATTAAAAAATTTCAGTTGGGTTATTCGCCTGAACAAAAAAATGCTTTTACGGAATTTGCTTTAGACAAAGGCTATTCCAAAGAAATTTTAGAAAAATCGGGACTTTCTATTTTCCCTGAAAATTCTCCGAATGGAATCGACCGTTTCCGAGAAAGAGTAATTTTTCCGATTCACAGTTTTTCGGGAAGGGTTTTGGGTTTTGGTGCGAGAATTCTTAGAAATAATGTCAAAACAGCAAAATATCTCAATTCTCCCGAAACCGAAATTTACCATAAATCAAACGTTCTGTACGGTTTAAACCAAGGAAAACAGGCGATTTCAAGAAATAATCTTTGTCTGCTCGTGGAAGGTTATATGGATGTGATTGCACTTCATCAAGCGGGAATTGAAAATGTGGTTTCAAGTTCAGGAACGGCTTTGACGGTAGAACAAATCAAGTTGATCAAACGTTTGACAGAAAATGTAACGATACTTTTTGATGGTGATGCGGCGGGAATTAAGGCGAGTTTCAGAAGCATCGATATGTTACTTTCCGAGGCGATGAACATTAGGATTTTGCTTTTTCCTGATGGTGATGACCCCGATTCTTTTTCAAGAAAACATCCGCAGGAATTTGTGGAAGATTTTATTAAAAATGAAGCCAAAGATTTCATCGATTTCAAGGCGGAAATTTTACTCAAAGAAGCAGGAGACGACCCGATAAAAAAGGCGGAATCGATTCGAGATATTGTTAAATCGGTGGCATTCGTTCAAAATGCTTTAAAACAGGAAGTTTATTTAAAGGAAGTTTCCACCAAATTCGGACTATCAGAACAGTCGCTTTTTAATGAGTTGAATGTTCAGAAGCAAATCAAAAGTCAGCAAGTTTCTCCGCAACAAAGGCAGGAAACCCAAGCTCAGCCAAAGTTGGAAAAAGTGACTGAACCTTTTATTTCCGTCAATCCACTTTTGGTTTTAGAGGAAAAATTGGTGGAATTAATGCTGAAATATGGTGACCGAATTTTGGACAGAAAAGATGAAGATGAGAATGCTTATCAAATTACGGTTATTGAAGAAATAATAACACATTTGGAAGAAGATTCGTGTGAAATTCAGTCTCCTTTAAACCAAAAAATTATTGAGGAAATCAAGCAGGGAATTGCGAAAAATGAACTTCGTGCAGGAAATTTCTTTATGACTTTAATGGATGAAAATATTTCGGGAAAAATTGCCGATGCATTGGTAGAACCTTATGAAACGAGCAATTGGGAAAAACATCAGATTTTTTTCAGCAAAGAAGAAGAGGTGGTTCCGAAAATTGTGCAGGATGTGATTTTCCGCCACAAAAGAGAATACATCATGAAAATTATAGGTGAAATGAAAACCGAACTTTCAGAGACTGAAAACAATG
- a CDS encoding immunoglobulin-like domain-containing protein, translated as MKSFDLVVKNDSPEKISYGTYFFVEMFDGKTWKKVPFIKNLIFPSLEIIQEHYSTASKPIYLNSFLNPMKKGKYRIIKEFETPKQEQKTLTASFEIE; from the coding sequence ATGAAATCATTTGATTTAGTTGTTAAGAACGATTCGCCTGAAAAAATTTCATATGGAACTTATTTCTTTGTGGAAATGTTCGACGGTAAAACTTGGAAGAAGGTTCCTTTCATCAAAAATTTGATTTTTCCAAGTCTTGAAATTATTCAGGAACATTACTCAACTGCATCGAAACCAATCTACCTAAATAGTTTCCTAAATCCCATGAAAAAAGGAAAATACAGAATCATTAAAGAATTTGAAACCCCTAAACAAGAGCAAAAAACTTTAACAGCATCTTTTGAAATCGAATAA
- the tsaE gene encoding tRNA (adenosine(37)-N6)-threonylcarbamoyltransferase complex ATPase subunit type 1 TsaE, whose translation MEFKLNKIEDWQKVVDEILPQLQHNIFLLKGNLGAGKTTFTQFLLKKLGSNDEVSSPTYAIVNEYHSPKGKIFHFDLYRMKNIDEVYDIGMEEYLDNAFLCIIEWPEIYEEELADFPHHEMKIENLGDERVIIFK comes from the coding sequence ATGGAATTTAAACTTAATAAAATAGAAGATTGGCAAAAAGTCGTTGATGAAATTCTGCCCCAACTTCAACACAATATCTTTTTGTTAAAGGGAAATCTTGGTGCGGGAAAAACAACGTTCACGCAGTTTCTACTCAAAAAATTGGGAAGCAATGATGAGGTGTCCTCTCCTACTTATGCCATCGTGAACGAATATCATTCGCCAAAAGGAAAAATTTTCCACTTTGATTTGTACCGAATGAAAAACATTGACGAAGTGTACGATATCGGAATGGAAGAATATCTTGACAACGCTTTTCTCTGCATCATTGAATGGCCCGAAATTTACGAGGAAGAACTCGCTGATTTTCCGCATCACGAAATGAAAATCGAAAATTTGGGTGATGAACGCGTTATCATTTTCAAGTAG
- a CDS encoding alanine dehydrogenase, whose protein sequence is MSHTHVFTPFSEEELMPKEEKLEIVKKGKQFSIGIPKETCLNERRTCITPDAVQVLVANGHQIIVESGAGEGSFFTDLQYSESGAKITNDPREAFEQDLVLKINPPTIEEIDYLKPNTYLVSALQINLRDQEYFKRISEKKINAIAFEFIVDEYKQLSLVRLIGEIAGNISVLYAAELLALSNGLMLGGITGVRPTEVVILGAGIVGEFATKAALGLGASVKVFDNSLSKLRRLHMMVDGRVPTSIIDPKELGKSLKRADVVIGALSKLSLTPIVTEEMVSKMKKGSVIIDVTIDNGKVIETSELTDMEDPYIIKHGVIHCGLPNLTSKMPRTTTKAISNFFLSYLLNYDEEGGFENMLVKKNEMKQSLYMYKGRHTKKMICERFDLTYHDINLLIF, encoded by the coding sequence ATGAGTCATACACATGTTTTTACCCCGTTTTCTGAAGAGGAATTAATGCCGAAAGAAGAAAAATTGGAAATAGTAAAAAAAGGAAAACAATTCAGTATTGGAATTCCTAAAGAAACTTGCCTCAACGAACGCAGAACTTGCATCACTCCCGATGCAGTGCAGGTTTTGGTCGCAAACGGACATCAAATTATCGTGGAATCAGGAGCGGGAGAAGGTTCGTTTTTCACCGATTTGCAGTATTCGGAATCGGGCGCAAAAATTACCAACGATCCTAGAGAAGCGTTCGAACAGGATTTGGTTTTAAAAATAAATCCACCAACAATCGAGGAAATTGATTATCTAAAACCGAATACCTATTTGGTTTCTGCGCTACAAATTAATTTGCGTGACCAGGAATATTTCAAAAGAATTTCCGAAAAAAAAATCAATGCGATTGCGTTTGAATTTATTGTGGATGAATACAAGCAACTTTCTTTGGTTCGCTTAATCGGGGAAATTGCAGGGAATATTTCGGTGCTATATGCGGCAGAACTTTTGGCACTTTCCAACGGATTGATGCTGGGTGGAATTACGGGTGTTCGTCCGACTGAAGTGGTGATTTTAGGTGCAGGAATTGTAGGCGAATTTGCTACTAAAGCCGCTTTAGGATTAGGAGCAAGCGTTAAAGTTTTTGACAATTCGCTTTCCAAACTTCGTCGACTTCACATGATGGTCGATGGACGAGTTCCGACTTCCATCATCGATCCGAAAGAATTGGGAAAAAGTTTAAAAAGAGCCGATGTCGTCATCGGAGCACTTTCAAAATTGAGTTTAACGCCGATTGTTACGGAAGAAATGGTTTCCAAAATGAAAAAAGGAAGCGTCATTATCGACGTAACCATCGACAACGGAAAAGTTATCGAAACTTCCGAATTGACCGATATGGAAGATCCGTACATCATCAAACATGGCGTGATTCATTGCGGTTTGCCGAATTTAACGTCCAAAATGCCCCGAACAACTACGAAAGCAATCTCCAACTTTTTCTTGAGCTATCTTTTAAACTACGATGAAGAAGGCGGTTTCGAGAATATGCTCGTGAAGAAAAACGAGATGAAGCAGTCACTCTATATGTATAAAGGTCGCCACACGAAAAAAATGATTTGCGAACGTTTCGACCTTACTTATCACGACATCAACCTTTTAATTTTTTAA
- a CDS encoding prephenate dehydrogenase, with protein MKITIIGVGLIGGSMAMKLREQHFADYVFGVDLNENHLLEAKELGIIDEISTLENAVKNSDLIIIAIPVDAARKILPTVLDLVNENQTVMDAGSTKLGIVNAVKNHQKRNRYVAFHPMWGTENSGPKSAVSESFSGRAAVICDQKDSAEDALSLVNKVAENLEMNLIYMNADEHDVHTAYISHISHITSYALANTVLEKEREEDTIFQLASSGFSSTVRLAKSHPEMWVPIFKQNKENVLDVLNEHISQLRKFKSALEKENYELLEELIKNANRIRGILK; from the coding sequence ATGAAAATTACGATCATCGGCGTCGGATTAATCGGCGGTTCCATGGCTATGAAACTTCGGGAACAACATTTTGCAGATTATGTCTTTGGAGTTGACTTGAATGAAAATCATTTGCTTGAAGCCAAAGAATTGGGAATTATTGATGAGATTTCCACGCTTGAAAATGCCGTTAAAAATTCAGATTTAATCATCATTGCGATTCCCGTTGATGCCGCGCGAAAAATTTTGCCAACTGTTTTAGATTTGGTTAATGAAAATCAAACCGTGATGGATGCAGGTTCTACGAAATTGGGAATTGTTAACGCCGTTAAAAATCATCAAAAAAGAAATCGTTATGTCGCTTTTCATCCAATGTGGGGAACGGAAAATTCGGGGCCGAAATCGGCTGTTTCAGAGAGTTTTTCAGGAAGAGCGGCGGTAATTTGCGACCAAAAAGATTCCGCTGAAGACGCCTTAAGTCTTGTAAATAAGGTGGCGGAAAATCTCGAAATGAATTTAATCTACATGAATGCCGATGAGCACGATGTTCACACCGCCTATATTTCACATATTTCACACATTACTTCCTATGCTTTAGCCAATACGGTTTTGGAAAAAGAGCGTGAAGAAGACACTATTTTTCAGTTGGCAAGTTCAGGTTTTTCGAGTACGGTTCGTTTGGCAAAATCGCATCCGGAAATGTGGGTTCCCATATTTAAACAAAACAAGGAAAATGTTTTGGATGTTCTGAATGAGCATATTTCACAGCTTCGAAAATTCAAATCAGCGTTGGAGAAGGAGAATTATGAACTTTTGGAAGAATTGATTAAAAATGCGAACCGAATTCGAGGCATCTTGAAATAA
- a CDS encoding phage tail sheath family protein, with amino-acid sequence MAKYKFPGVYLEEKMWSPFVEPLDNIAVFIGYTEKNILDNGEDLLFTPITINSILEFENTFGFGQPEKNLIIKDHSSSTEEKITVEFFGEKSKHILYYSIKLFFESGGNKCKIVSVGTFKEIGEILSAEELIQGIDSLKNEKTNLLIGIPESQNLPENDFYLVQQKILEFCDKNRYFGILDPPRTNTENFLNKISIYREKLHSDSLKFGAAFFPSLQTTTAYLYDESCINVEKNGFGFSLNSFDETKKLKYVSAIGKFSVILPASPSVMGLILKNDMERGIWKAPSTIPLKQIIAPEFLITDCAQQLLNVDISGKSINCIRNFQGVGNRVWGTRTLAGNDAEWKYFPIRRLANKIEKEIQNALDQFVYEKNNSSTWAKIKSITENYLYNLWRSGALMGSKPEHAYFVKCGLNETMTNKDISDGKLLLQIGISPVTPAEFIFFNFSILAIEP; translated from the coding sequence ATGGCAAAATATAAATTTCCAGGAGTATATCTTGAAGAAAAAATGTGGTCTCCCTTTGTGGAACCGTTAGACAATATAGCTGTTTTTATTGGATATACCGAAAAGAACATCCTCGATAATGGCGAAGATTTACTGTTCACTCCAATAACAATTAATTCTATTCTTGAATTTGAAAATACTTTCGGTTTTGGGCAACCTGAAAAGAATTTGATTATTAAAGATCATTCGTCATCCACAGAAGAAAAAATCACGGTTGAATTTTTTGGAGAGAAATCTAAACATATTCTGTATTATTCGATAAAACTTTTTTTTGAAAGCGGTGGAAATAAATGTAAAATTGTTTCCGTAGGTACATTCAAAGAAATTGGCGAAATACTTTCTGCAGAAGAATTGATTCAGGGAATAGATTCCTTAAAAAACGAAAAAACTAATCTGTTAATCGGGATTCCGGAAAGTCAGAATCTTCCTGAAAACGACTTCTATTTGGTTCAACAGAAAATATTAGAATTCTGTGATAAGAATCGTTATTTCGGCATCTTGGATCCGCCCAGGACAAATACGGAAAATTTTCTAAATAAAATTTCGATTTATCGCGAAAAACTCCATTCAGATTCCTTGAAATTTGGAGCGGCTTTTTTTCCTTCTTTACAAACCACAACCGCTTATCTATATGACGAATCCTGCATCAATGTTGAGAAAAATGGATTTGGTTTTTCTCTAAATTCTTTTGACGAAACAAAAAAGTTAAAGTATGTTTCAGCGATCGGAAAATTTTCAGTAATTCTTCCGGCAAGTCCTTCTGTGATGGGATTAATTTTGAAAAATGATATGGAAAGAGGAATTTGGAAAGCACCTTCTACAATTCCTTTAAAACAAATTATTGCTCCGGAATTTTTAATTACAGATTGCGCCCAACAATTATTAAATGTTGATATTTCAGGAAAATCCATCAATTGTATAAGAAATTTTCAGGGTGTTGGAAACCGAGTTTGGGGAACCAGAACTTTGGCAGGAAATGATGCAGAATGGAAGTACTTTCCTATTCGCCGACTCGCCAACAAAATTGAAAAAGAAATCCAGAATGCTTTAGATCAATTTGTTTATGAAAAAAATAATTCCTCAACCTGGGCGAAAATTAAATCCATAACCGAAAACTATTTGTATAATCTGTGGAGAAGTGGAGCTTTGATGGGCTCAAAACCAGAACACGCCTATTTTGTAAAATGTGGATTGAATGAAACCATGACCAATAAGGACATTTCTGATGGAAAACTTCTACTTCAAATTGGAATTTCTCCCGTAACACCCGCAGAATTTATCTTTTTTAATTTTTCTATTCTAGCTATAGAACCATAA
- a CDS encoding L-serine ammonia-lyase, whose translation MESISVFEIIKVGIGPSSSHTMGPWNAASSFLNLIKRERQISEVKEVFLEFFGSLAKTGIGHGTDIAGMLGLSGENFKTIDTTTIDEKIEKIKSSNELHLAGEKLIPFVYGKNLILNMKESLDFHPNGMIFKAVFENGEEVVQDYYSVGGGFIATQNENSLEKHCIRTLYPCHNGKDVLRNLEKLGLNKISDLIFLNEESWRTKEETEAEALYIWQQIKECIYKGVNKEGILPGGLNVSRRAAGLNRKLLGEKIYKNVDEWFQLVVEAEETFTNINKWVSCFALAVNEENASFGRIITAPTNGASGVIPAVLMYSQAFTEHRNNDDIIRFLLVAGEIGTLFKKNATISAAMGGCQAEVGVSSAMAAAGLTEIMGGTPGQVLMAAEIAMEHHLGLTCDPIAGLVQIPCIERNSMGAIKAITAANIAIESDPTKARVSLDEVIQSMWETALSMNDRFKETSEGGLAIAVNVAEC comes from the coding sequence ATGGAGTCTATCAGTGTTTTTGAAATCATAAAAGTAGGAATCGGACCTTCAAGTTCTCACACCATGGGACCTTGGAATGCAGCATCAAGTTTTTTGAATCTCATCAAAAGAGAACGTCAAATTTCTGAAGTCAAAGAAGTTTTCTTGGAATTTTTTGGTTCTTTGGCAAAGACAGGAATAGGTCACGGAACGGATATCGCAGGAATGCTCGGACTTTCTGGAGAAAATTTCAAAACCATAGATACGACTACTATTGATGAAAAAATTGAAAAGATAAAGTCTTCAAACGAGCTTCATCTTGCAGGCGAAAAATTAATTCCTTTCGTTTACGGTAAAAATTTGATTTTAAATATGAAAGAATCACTTGATTTTCATCCAAACGGAATGATTTTCAAGGCAGTATTTGAAAACGGTGAAGAAGTGGTGCAAGATTATTATTCTGTCGGGGGTGGATTCATTGCAACCCAAAACGAAAATTCTTTAGAAAAACACTGCATCAGAACGCTTTATCCATGTCACAACGGTAAAGATGTTTTAAGAAATCTGGAGAAATTAGGTTTAAATAAAATTTCAGATTTAATTTTTTTGAATGAAGAATCTTGGCGCACCAAAGAAGAAACCGAAGCCGAAGCGCTTTACATTTGGCAGCAAATCAAGGAATGTATTTATAAAGGCGTAAACAAAGAAGGAATCTTACCGGGAGGATTAAATGTTTCCCGTCGTGCTGCAGGTTTGAACCGAAAACTTCTTGGAGAAAAAATCTACAAAAATGTAGATGAATGGTTTCAATTGGTTGTGGAAGCTGAAGAAACCTTTACCAACATCAACAAATGGGTATCTTGTTTTGCTTTGGCGGTGAACGAGGAAAATGCAAGTTTCGGGAGAATTATCACGGCTCCAACTAACGGAGCAAGCGGTGTGATTCCGGCTGTTCTAATGTATTCTCAAGCATTTACGGAGCATCGAAATAATGACGATATCATTCGTTTTCTTTTAGTTGCGGGAGAAATCGGAACTTTATTCAAAAAAAATGCGACCATTTCTGCAGCGATGGGTGGTTGTCAAGCGGAAGTCGGCGTTTCTTCAGCAATGGCTGCAGCAGGTTTGACGGAAATTATGGGCGGAACTCCCGGACAAGTTTTAATGGCGGCAGAAATCGCCATGGAACATCACCTCGGCTTAACTTGCGACCCGATTGCGGGCTTGGTGCAAATTCCGTGTATTGAAAGGAATTCGATGGGAGCAATTAAAGCAATTACTGCGGCAAATATTGCTATAGAAAGCGATCCCACGAAAGCGAGAGTTTCCTTGGATGAAGTCATTCAATCGATGTGGGAAACCGCGTTGAGTATGAACGATCGGTTCAAAGAGACATCAGAAGGAGGTTTAGCCATTGCAGTAAATGTGGCGGAATGTTAG
- a CDS encoding alpha/beta hydrolase: MKIYLISGLGADFKVLEKLKFPENLEVVFIEWLIPEKDESFSHYVERMAEKIDVSEPFYLLGYSFGGILVQEIDKIKPAEKVVILGSIKSDKEKSKFIRIGDFTKIPKVLPERIFNEKSAVAYSLIRKLFDPKNPKILDYFTVRNPYYLKWCIEKVASWKFEENPKVIQILGDKDIVFPIKYSKPNYVIQNGTHLFPATKHKEVSKILAEIFK, encoded by the coding sequence ATGAAGATTTATTTGATTAGCGGATTAGGTGCCGATTTCAAAGTTTTAGAAAAACTGAAATTTCCTGAAAATTTGGAAGTTGTTTTCATCGAATGGCTGATTCCCGAAAAAGATGAAAGCTTTAGCCATTACGTGGAAAGAATGGCAGAAAAAATTGATGTTTCCGAACCTTTTTATTTATTAGGATATTCTTTTGGCGGAATTTTAGTTCAAGAAATCGACAAGATAAAACCTGCCGAAAAAGTGGTAATTCTGGGAAGCATTAAATCGGACAAAGAAAAATCAAAATTTATCAGAATAGGGGATTTTACCAAAATTCCAAAAGTGCTACCCGAAAGAATTTTCAATGAAAAATCAGCCGTTGCTTATTCATTAATCCGAAAATTATTCGACCCCAAAAATCCAAAAATTCTAGATTATTTCACCGTTCGAAATCCTTATTATTTAAAGTGGTGCATCGAAAAAGTGGCATCTTGGAAATTTGAAGAAAACCCAAAAGTCATCCAAATTCTTGGCGATAAAGACATCGTCTTTCCCATCAAATACTCAAAACCCAATTACGTTATACAAAACGGAACCCATCTTTTCCCTGCCACAAAACACAAAGAAGTTTCTAAAATTTTAGCCGAAATTTTTAAGTGA